The region TACCaaacaaaattatatgtatatatattttagatacCAGTGAGTGGCTTGGTGGTTCAATTAAATCGTCCATGCCCACCGCTAAAGTGCATGAATAACGTGGCAAATGTCTCAAAGCATTGTCAAATGCCAATTGTCTAATTGGGGTATAAAAGCAAGATAATTGTCCTCTGTATTTATTCACATTTAATAATGCATTTTCATCTAAAAATATTGTGTATCCGAGGAAGCTATTTTTGGTCTTTGATTGGATAAGATTCCTTCATTTTAGAGGTTTTAATAATCTCAACagacttaaaaaaaacattcacaAAGATAGTATGAAATGTGATTATGTGAGAATGGAGAAGGATgtgttcatttaatttttccatGATTGTACACCGACCCATGTGAAAGCTGATTCCATTAAAGGCTCACATTTTTCTCGTTTAAGAGAAGTCCAAATATTCGACCTAttttgtttctctctctctctggctCAAAGTCTTCTCCCATGCTAGCAttagttataatttatttatttatttattttttccgaAGACTACAAGCACCTCCCGCAAAGAGGTAtcaaaagacaaataaataCAATGGTGCACTAATTATGGTGAGTTAAcgattttttaagaattttttaacTCTGTTAAACATCACatggtattttaaaaattaaactgaGTTAATAAATCTTCCTGCCATACAACACTGGAGAGCAGGTAAATGACATCCTCTGACAGAAGAATTCATGAACAATACTGTTGTTGTACTTTATACaatattcaataatatatatatagtactgcAATAGTCTATCGACCCAAAGATTTAACTTTAGATCTGCTCATTCACCATTCTCATAATATTTCCAAGCACCAAGTATAGAATATTTAATTGGAATTAGAAAAGTTCCACAAATATATGTGATTTGTATGGCCCTTGCATCTCCATGAGACACATAACTGTgtgaattttccttttttttttaattattatccgATGAGGAATTATTTTTACAAAGAGAAGAAGGTTTTTAATTCGGGTTTAATTGTTAATGAATATGAGCCTAACCCAGCTCTAACACTGAGGCTAATAAACAGGGCCACTTCCAACAATCCCTTGTACTGGTTTATTTCCTGCCCCTTGTGATTGAAAGTATTATCCACATCCATActtaaaacatattaaataaaaaatattatattatttaatataagaGAGAAATATAATCACTGTAACTATAAAACTCCACCATCCATTTATATcgatactaaaaataaaaaagtgcaTCCCTTATCATCATATCTTTCTAATTAAGAAAATCTATTCCTTATTTCTATACATGCTGTCATCCCTACCCATCCTCATCCAAAAGGCCCTGCTGGAATTGCAACCATCCAAACACAGTAGGATAAAATTAAAGTGCACACTCAAGCACAAGCCCGTgaacaaaataatagaattagAAGCCAACTCCAACATGTACTACAGTACTAGTATCATTCATTGTATTTGCCTATTTGGTTTTCAAtacaaacaacaataaataaagcCAGCACAGCACAAAAAGAGacaaaaacatcacaaaagagagagagagagagagagagagagagagagagataagagAAGAGTCCAGCTCCAGCGGCTATCCTGGACCACAAAGGTGCATTCAATCAACGCCACCTGTTCTTTCACCACTCTAATTCATgtccttcttccttttttttctttttctttttctaaaagtCTGTGGTTGTGGGCCCCTTAAAATCTAAAGCCAACACCCAACACACAAACACATTGCTTACTTTGTCACCACAAACTTCAGATACCCAGAAGAATATCCACCAGAGTGTCACAATTTCATAGAATCACTCTGCCTATTATAAGTCACACCTCCCCACTCTTCTAGTTTCTCTAAACCAGTGACTTCATTGAGATCATCCATCACTCATTATTAGCTTGGTAAGAGAGAAGAGTAAGCTAgaagcctctctctctctctctctctctatatatatatatatttatatttatatagaataaGAAGAGTGGTGATCATTTGATTAAAAGGATTATTACAATGCTGGAAGGGAAGGCAGTGATTGGTGAGACAGACATGCTGCAGACCATGCAGCAGAATGCTGTGAAGCTTGCCAGCAGAGCTCTTGATGAGTTTGACGTTACTGATTCCACTGAAATAGCGCGCTTCATTAAGAAGGTATTTTCATGAGTTTTGAGCAATTGTAGACTATGTTGTCTAGGTTTTAACTgcttctatatatgtatatattatgtaGTTTACTTATCTGCATTTCAGTATTATCTTAGTAGAAATTTTCACACTGTTTTCTATATCCATCTGAAAACTCCTGTTCTCTGTTTTCACCTTCATCTAAACTTTTCCAAATGAAAACTTCAAAACATAAATTTCATGGTTATATATACCCGTAGACTCACATTGCTTTTGAAACTAATGAACAACATAATGATACAAGATACATGTATAATTTATCAGATATGGCATGGAGCTTGTCTAAGAAGACAATATAGTATCATCACAACATGTGTATATAGATGGCGCGCagttttaaaaatagcaaactaATTAAATGATGGTATAAGATAAGCGTATAATTTACCTTGTATGGCATGAATGCAGGAGTTTGATAGGTTATATGGGCCAGGATGGCAGTGTATTGTGGGAAGAGACTTTGGCTCGTTTGTGACGCATTGTAGAGGTTGTTTCATCCACTTTTCAGTCGGTGGTAGCCTCGCTATCTTGCTCTTCAAAGGCGCTGCAACGGCTGAGCCTGAATCTTCTGGCCTTCTCATTCCAGTTGAATCCATGTAGCCATGAACCATGACGAACTAGTACTGCATCTGCATgccatatacatatacatatatatatatatatatatatatcggcttttctttatttatttttcctttctgaactttaatttttcttttataaaaccaTCGACTTACTTTCagaaagagatagagagaaaCTCTACTCAGTAATCTCATCACTTGTAAATTTTATGGCTCTGAACTTTGTCTGCTAGTCATTGATCTGCAACTTTTTCAATAGTTGTTGACTTATGGGTTCTACACTAGGCAGCTAACTGCAAGGAGAGTTAACAAAGCAAACTGATCACACAGAATTCTAACCACAAAACCTCATGATAAAATCTACATTCAATTGTCATTTTCTGTATGACCAGAAACATAACTAATGTTTGGAAGAGTTTCCTTAAAGTTTTATTGACTGcaaaaacacaagtgtaacagAGAAACatggagaaaatgaagaagctgAGAGGGGATGATTCATTTGTCGTAACCTTTGTTTACAATGACTAGATGCAGCTGGAGTCCCTCCCATATACGAATCGCTTCAACCAGTCCATTATCACCAGCATCCTTGAGCGCCAGCTGACTTGCTTGCTGTGCATATTGAATGTGACATAGACCAAGAAACATAAATCTCCAGGAATTTATTAGGCACAACTAATAATCACAAAATATATTAGCACAGGTCATCTAACACAGTGTTAAAACCACTATGATTAGTTTGTTTTGAACTTGATTGGTGTATGGATCTCAGGAGACTAATTAAGGAAATTAAATATTCATGACGAGAAGAATGGTAGAAACAGTTTACCTTGCATAAACTGAGTACCAAAGCCACTGGGTGCTGTGGCCTATAGAAATCCAATCTCCAGGAAGCTGAGCAGCTGTTTGCTCTCCACCCAGTGGGGCAAATTGAGCAAAATGCTTATACCTTCAATAGGGacacataaaaaaagaatgcaacagatgattatttttttttttatgcagtCTCAAATGCATACTGGGtaagatttttttgttgttttatatataaaaaaaaaaaacaaggggtggttaaagttaaaaaataacacCATTACAGAGTTTCTTTCAAGCTTTTCAGCCTTTTTTCTATAGCTTCAATTACCCAGCCATTCATCAAGGTGATtgataataatcaaataattgaTTATGAATCTCACGAACCATGAATCATGGAAGAAATTTCTTCGAGCTGATGCAGAACACTTGAATGTGTCCACGAAGTATTTACATATATGTCAAATTATTAAGAGCTTAGGTACTAGATATTCAGAACCTAGACTGAGCGCAGCAAATTAACATCAtccaaaaaaggaaaatgattaAGATATTATAGGTACCTAAAGGGTTTAAATCGATGACGACCTGATTCTCTTATACGTATAGGACCTTCAGGTCTATCCTCAGTCTCCTTCATCTTGTTGAAGCATTGAGCAAGATAATATCCTTGTTGTGCAGCAACCTAAAAGTAGAGCAAGTAAAATTTTGCAGGATATATATAGTCCACAGTCTCAATtgcaaataataatgaaatatcaGATTCAATTATGCTATCATTCATTCAATGAAAGATTAGTTAGAGTCAAACAGAAAATTACCTGAGCTGTCGCAGGAAGTGTCTTCACCTGTGAATCCACATTTGCAAGAGCTTTCTTGAATTCTTCGATGCTTAGCTCAGCTGATACTTTCGCTGCCTCACCTTTTGCCTCCTTCACAAGATCTACAACATCGGTCATGTGTTTCGTCTTCATGTAGAGCTCTACCTGAGGGTATCTCAGGTAGATTTCTTTTAAAACATCTTGAATTTCTTTCAGTGTTAAAATTCCTGAATTGTCTTTATCTGCCATCTTAAATATTGCAGATATATCTTCCTGGAAACATTTCAGtatgaaatataaattacaacaaGTAATATGAAGTTTTATGAATGATTACTATACTGCAAAAGAAATTGATCTCCAAACAATGTATCATTGAAAACTTAATCAGTATCACAATATTCCAAACTGCACATACCATCACTTTTCTCTGAATTGTTGTGGCACAGTCACCAAGTGCATACACATCTTCACATCCACAAACTCTAAGCCATTCATCAACTGCTAGTACACGTCTCTCTGCCTATGCACATCAAAATGGAAATTGGAAAGATGATATATTCCAAATTAAGGTCACCGTTtcagaagaaaaatcaaaataaaaacataaaaaactttCTTCAGGTGTAAGTTGAGATTAATTAACTTGACCAATTTGTTTCATCAAGTTCAGTATGACAGGATGAGTTGCTATTCCAGTGGACCAGACGGCCATTCCGTATGGTACAGAAGCTTCTCCAGATGATTTGCTGGTCATTGTTATGGTCTTATCAGACACATTCACAACCTGAAATCCCGTCTTCACTTCAATGCCATCTCTTCGGAACTTCTTCTCAGCAAATTCAGTAATTCTCTTATCAAACCTAAAGATTAATAATTTCAACAATTATCCCAAATTGGCAAGAGATAAAAAGGACAAAATGTTTGTGATTATGTAATGCGAGTGACATTATTCccatataaactttttttttcttttttttgtgtgcGTCATTTGTGGTTAGTTGGTCTGTAAATTCACACCTCTGCTGACCAAAATTAACATATTATACAGTAATGAGGTGAAGAGAGCAACCACTTACATGGTAAGGATATGTTCCCCAGCTTCAACAAGTGATATCTTCACTAGGTGTTTCACTTGTGGATATAATCCAGCCAAATCTTCAGTGATAAAATCATGCAACTGTGCAGCAAATTCAACCCCTGTTGGACCACCTCCAATAACAACAAAGTGAAGATCCTTCTGCCTCTCTTCATCATTAAGATTAGGGAGGCTGGCCCTTTCAAAACAATGCATCACATTCTTGCGAATGTCCCTAGCATCCTCTATTTCCTATCAGAATCATATATGATGTCCAAAGATAAGATCAGATAGGAGTAAAATAAAGAAAGCAGAAATTAGAAACCATGAAAGATGCATCTGTGCTAATGATGATAAACCATAGGTCAGCAGCAACTTTATCAtggaaatatataaaataatacctTAAGAAAATGGCAATGCTCCAGGACACCAGGAATGTTGAATGTGTTCACCCTGGCACCAACTGCAATCACCAAGTAGTCATAATCTACTATAAATTCACCGCCACCTTCCACATTACTTCCAGCGCAAGGATTACaataaattttcttattaaaGGGATCAATCTTCAAACATTCAGCATCCCAAAATGtaacttttccctttttctGCCAAAGGACAATGAAGGCAGACGACAGAATGAACCAGAACATTCAAATGCttaagtaaattaaaattttgtatttagaCATTCAAGAAAAATGGAACTTCAAAATGATAATCCAGACAAGATTCTACAGAGTACCTTACAAATGATTCTGCGGATAGGTTCAACAATGCTGCGCGCCTCAACCATTCCACAAGTGACACTGGGTAACAAAGGAGTAAACGTAAAATAGTTTCGAGGTGACACCACTTGTACATCATACAAGTAAGTATTTAGGTTCTTCAAGAAACTAGTGCCAGCCCAACCAGTTCCAAGCACTACTATTTTCTTCTTGGTGGACGCTTGAGGTAATTTGTGGTCGTTTTCTGATTTTGCATCGGCATATGTCACAAATCCTCCACTGCTGCAAGTTAGTATAAGTCAGGTTAGGAAGGATAAAGGATCATGCTATGCAAGCATTTcctttccaaaataaattagaattaatGACCAAAGAAATGCAACAAATTTATGTGATTCACCCACTAATGTAGGGTTATTATCTCCACAAGTAGGTCAACAAAAATAAGTCCATTATCAACGTGAGAATGTTATGACAACACAGATGATCAGACATATACATCGATTTGCCCTCGTTTCACATTATCTCTGAATCAACCAAGCAGAGTGCATACTTCTATGAGCATTATCCATATATAATTACCCCATCTGACTTGGTAATCAAAAAATTTGCAGCTATATTTGTGCATGCACTAAAATTTACAAGAGAAAAATGAGTAATGACCAAATTTAATCATGAAAATCTCAAAAAccaaagcttttttttttgctccAATTTTTCTAACAAATGTAGTAACGGATTGCTTAAGAAAAATCAGTCAATAATTTGTCTccctttcaaatttttttacttcaatATAGTAAATAAACTGAATTGATACAATGAATCAGTAAGCAATACAGAATGTTGAGCATGTTGTCTGTATTCGAGTAATTCATAGAAAAGAAACTCATATAGAGTGTCATTtagaaaacaatatatatatatatatattaaaagaaaaagaagaagaagaagaaacaaacagTGAGGAcatgaaagagagaaagagaagagctCGTGATGCACCTGACTGCGAAGAGGAACAAGAGATGGGAATGGTTGGGGATACGTTGTGAAGCTTGGAGGGCTCGCTGGAAGAGGAAGGCCGATAGTGGCATAGCTACGAGATTGCTAATGCTCACAGTCACAGACAAACAGTGCCGCTGAAGAGGAATTCAAGAGAATGGTGCAAAGTTTGACGGCTGTTAATGAAGAACACGTGTCCTTTAAGGAGACTAACACTAGAGCAGCGCGCCGCTCTTCCTTCCTTGTAGCTGTAGGAAGTTCTATTTTGTagaaaatgatttatttatttatttttttattttttaaaaaaaaatagataaacaataTGCAAGAAACatgcataaatataaaattatgaaattaatacTTCTCACACACACTGATACCtgtattttatttgagttaaatattttatgtaaaaatttaatactaataaatcaaaaagacatgatcaaaatataaaatttataataaaataatattgtgTTATATATACTACAGTGTCTGTGTTCCGgttgttttatattttcatgtaataactatttaaatattatgtatataattttttttttccatttatacATAATAGttaaattgtttaatatttaatataaataaattatttttaattgggATTATCTCACTGTTTTATAATAAATGACATTGTTTtgcttatttcttattttaatttgtattaaaataattaaattacaaaaaaaaaatttaagaatataaattttaacaaatactACCTTGATCTTCTTAGTCTTGGTGAGGGAAACAAGTGTAACAggactaaatatggatgattGAAATCGAATTTTTATATTGAActagataattttaaaatatattaagtaaATTTTATATTGTAGTCAATGTtgagaatttaaataaattgttttgGCCTAAACTAACAGATAATTTAATCAATCACCACCACAACCAATggtgtatttttatgttgtgTTTATACCCGAAATCACCAGAGTCATGCCAAATATTCTAGATCACCATATAATTAACGAAATTCTATAATAGAATCatcatctaaatttttttggtttgaacATTATATATTAATTGCACAAATGATAAATTAGTGACAATAAGAcatacatttttctttttcttttttttttaaatgagatgGATAAGCCAATAATCTCAACTAATGTCAAAAGAGATTTTGATTGCTCAATCTCTTatgtattgagaaaaaaaattatcatcccTCTAATATGAAAAATGGTCATAACACATATCAAAATAACAACactgattatattttatttatttatttatttgtaataaaatcaaaattttaatacaaaccaaaattaacaatattgttaaaaaattaacCATCAAACTCTGCATATTAGCTTGCCtcacatgataattttttataaaatcattatACCACTGGCATACCATCCTACATATGCCTATTTGTCACCtttatttaaccaaaaaaattaaaaagctttgttcaacattaaaaacataaatctgACGCATAACAACAACTTACAACCATCACCACATAAGCGTGATAGCTAATTTCTCCGGAAAGACTAGAGGTTCATCAACCATTCACAATAACTCCTCACATAAGCATCAATGCATAAAAATGCTTCTCAGGAGGCTACACTAAACGCtgaatataaatattacactTTCAGTAATACTTTTATTGAATCTATTACTTTCTATACAACACCAATCAGTATACAGAGTTGAGCATTCTCATCAAGCAGAATATGCAAGAACCGCAAACGGGAAATTGACTATTAAAGACATGCATAGAAAGCAAAATACAGCAATGATTAATGGACGGTTTAATTGACATTTGTGACAAAGCTGGCTTTTGCTGCTTACTAGATGCAGCTTGAGTCCCTGCCAAATATGGCACGCTTCAACCAGTCTGATACCACAAGGACCCTTGTGCGCCAGCTGACTTGTTTGCTGTGCATGTGCATTCAAAGACAAATAATAAACATACAAATTCAGGCATTGGTGTAATGGAGTTTAAGATGAACCTATTCGGTTCCTAGACACAAATGGTAGAGATTGTTTACCTTGCATAAACAGAGTACCAAAGCCACTGCGAACCATGGCCTATAGAAATCCAATCTCCAGGAAGCTCCGCGGCCGCTTGCTCTCCACCCAGTGGAGCGAATTGCCCAAAATGCTTGTACCTTCAAGAAAATGACTGACAATTAGCAGCTGCTGCTGGATAATGAAAACAGTAGAGTAACCAATAAGCAAAGTGAAATAGGAGGCACCGGAAGGGTTTAAATCGATGGCGACCCGATTGAGTCATACGAAGAGGACCTTCTGGATTCTCAGCACAGACCTTAATCTTGTTGAAGCATTGAGCAAGATAATGTCCTTGTTGTGCAGCAACCTGAAATTGTATTCCGAAAATTTTTACAGGATGGTCCCCATGATTGATCATGAAATGCCAGTTCATTGAAGTTAACAAGAAAATACCTGAGCTGTCGCAGGGAGAGTCTTCACTTGTGAATCAACATCGGCAAGAGCTTCCTTGAACTGTTCAATGTTTATATCCACTGATGCTTTTGCAGCATCACCTTTCGCGTCTTTCAAGAGATCTAGAAAATCACTCATATGCTTCGTCTTCAAATATAGTTCTACTTGCGGATACCTTGCATAGATGTCTTCTAAAACATCTTGGATTTCCTCTACAGTTAATGTTCCTGAATTGTCTTTGTCTGCTACCTTAAAGATTGCAGAGATATCTTCCTGAAAGCATGAAACTATGAGGCATAAAGAAACCAACATTTTCCAAATACTCAAATGAGATATCCAAAATGTTTGTTCAATGACAATGTATTTGACTATAAAAAGCTTCAAGAATTTCTTTCTCCTATATTGGTAACAGCAATGTATCTGGGCCACTGCCACATAATTGGACGATACTACAAGAGCTTACCAACAGAGGCCAAACAAGTTGGTAATACAATGTAAATTTCAAGCATTCAACTTACACAGAAATAGATCATCCTGACTTGATTGAAAAACCTAAAGGAAATTACCAAATTGCACATACCATCACTTTCCTTTGATCTATTGTGGCACAGTCACCAAGTGCATACACATCTTCACATCCACAAACTCTAAGCCATTCATTAGTAGCTAGCACACGCCTATTAGACTGtgcaaataaaaatgaaaaaccaCAGAAAGAACAACCATTCTAAGGAAAAGTCAATggtaaacaagaaaaagaaattgaattatTGAGGCATAAGTTTAAGATCGATTAACTTGACCAATTTGTTTCATGAAGTCCAGTATGACAGGCCGGGTAGCGATTCCAGTAGACCAGACAGCCATTCCATACGGTACAGAAATCTCTCCCATAGATTTACTCTTCATGGTGATGTCCTTGTCCGACACCTTCACAACCCGAAAACCTGTCTTCACTTCTATACCATCTCTTTGAAATTTCTCTTCTGCAAAGTTTGCGATTCTCTCATCAAACCTGCAGGTTAATAgccaataaaatcaaaataaatcccAACCTTTGCAAAATAAAGAGAGAagatttgaaacaaaaattagaTTAAGGTTAATCAAGGGATCCTAAGAATTAAGAAGACGGATAACGTAAAACACCATCACATTAGGACTACGTACAAGCATGGTATTGTGAAGATGCTCTGAGACCAGGAAACTTAGCTACTGAAAGCAtagtcaataaaaattaaatggaaGCAAATACTAAAAATCCTCCATGGTTTGCTTCCATCATTAGTATTTGCTCCATGACATAAATGTGACTAGTATCAGCAGGCACAATTTGATAAACCAGGATTTGGTTCCAAGAAAGGCAGCTGACTATGTTCAAATTGTTGCAAACAAAGATGTGCAGCTGACtacataaaaacataagaaGTTTGGCTTTGACTGTGATTTGGAGAACAGGGTTGGACAACAACAGCACcacaaaaaaaagagagagagagaaaagaaagaacccACTGGACAAACAGATGAGAACATTGTGctacaaaaataatgaataatgtaAAGTCAAGACATGCTATAAGTGTATAGGAAGCAGAATACCATGATGCAAGTAATAATCAACATAAAAGGTGCAAATGGTAAGACATTTATAGAATGCAAAGGAACAAAATTAGCATGCATGACATGCTACACagatttgaaaatttagcaGCATCCTTAATATCTCAAGTGTTTTAAGTTTCAACAATGGCGCATGGAAAGAGGATGCAGAAGAGAACTAGTAATGCACATGTTATACAACACAGTTTGAAAAATGTTGCATCAAACACATTATCCAGCAACAAAGATGAcgtttaaaactttaaaaccaCTTCTTACATGTTAAGTATATGCTCCCCAGATTGAATAAGTGATATCCTCACCAAATCTTTAACTTTAGGATATAATTTAGCCAAATCTTCAGTGATAAAATCATGTAACTCTGCAGCAAATTCAACCCCTGTTGGACCACCTCCAACAATCACAAAATGAAcatctttccttctttcttccTCATCAAGATCTGGTAGGTTGGCTCTTTCAAAACAAAGCATCACATCCTTACGAATGTTCTGAGCATCCTCTACTTCCTACATGCAAGCATGCATATTGAACCAAGATGATCATTGTATAAGAACAAAAGCTGAATTAAGATtgttaagaaaagaaatcacAGTTAAGGCATCAAGGAAATGAGCCTCATTTCACAAGGATGACCTCGTAGAAACTAGACATATTTTTGAAtgtttcaaaacataaaaatatgtaaaGAAATTTGTGAATGAAAGCTAAACCCAGGTTACCAACAAGACTGCATTTGTAAAAATGgaaagatataaataattttcacagGTAAAACTACCTTCAGAAAATGACAGTTCTCTACAACACCAGGTGTGTTAAATGTGTTCACCCTGGCCCCAACTGCAATCACCAAGTAGTCATAACTAACTATAAATTCACGACTGCTGTCTGACTTAGTTGCGATACAAGGAAGACAGTGAACTTTTTTGTTGATGGAGTCAATCTTCAAACATTCACCATCCCAAAATGTAATTTCACCATCTTTctgcaaagaaaataatttcGATACAGAATAAGAACTTCAAACACAAATTTTTGTTCAACAAATAGCATACAATAAAAAGCAGCAATTTAGCAAATCcaatatacaaaattaattagatCAAAGAACAACAACAGGATAAGTGGAAAGAATAGCACTTCAGGAGCTCCAAAACTAGACCCATATTATCCATGACACTAGCTATGACAGTGCACAATAAAATGACGACTACCCAACCATGGATGCCATTTTAGAATTCAGAAAACTTCTACAGAAGGCAAATCTTCATAAAAGGAGTTAGTTTTTAATGTGGCTTTCCATACTAATTGAACTTGCATCCTGCACTACTCCAATCCCCCAGACAAAGTGAGGTGTGCAGTTCAACAGTTCAAACCTATTTAGCATATATTCATAATTAAACTTCAAATGAATTCACTGAGTagaaactcaaagaaaaatatcaataaagaGCAAGCCCAATAAAATGTTGATTGACAGTTAAAAATAATTGGATACCTTTTTTATGATTTTGCGGATAGGCTCAACAATGCTTCGGGCATCTACTGTTCCACATGTGACACTCGGTAATAGAGGAGTAAATGCAAAGTAGTTACGAGGTGACACCACTTGCACATCATACACACGactatctatattttttaagaaactCGTACCAGCCCAACCTGTTCCAAGCACTACCACTCTTTTCCTAGTAGACATTTGAGAAGATTTAATTTCGTCATCTGATTTTGCATCAGCATATGCCACAAGACCTCCACTACTGTAAGTCAGAAAGTTGAGTTGGGATGAGTAAGCAAAGTTAGGATCCAAAAGAATTAAGACTATTGAATTGATAATTACTAGAAAAGTAAATGTAGACAGAGTGAAGTGATTGAAAATGATAGCAAATCTAAGATAGTTCTATCCAGGAAAACAAAATAC is a window of Dioscorea cayenensis subsp. rotundata cultivar TDr96_F1 chromosome 5, TDr96_F1_v2_PseudoChromosome.rev07_lg8_w22 25.fasta, whole genome shotgun sequence DNA encoding:
- the LOC120260551 gene encoding external alternative NAD(P)H-ubiquinone oxidoreductase B2, mitochondrial-like, translated to MPLSAFLFQRALQASQRIPNHSHLLFLFAVSSGGFVTYADAKSENDHKLPQASTKKKIVVLGTGWAGTSFLKNLNTYLYDVQVVSPRNYFTFTPLLPSVTCGMVEARSIVEPIRRIICKKKGKVTFWDAECLKIDPFNKKIYCNPCAGSNVEGGGEFIVDYDYLVIAVGARVNTFNIPGVLEHCHFLKEIEDARDIRKNVMHCFERASLPNLNDEERQKDLHFVVIGGGPTGVEFAAQLHDFITEDLAGLYPQVKHLVKISLVEAGEHILTMFDKRITEFAEKKFRRDGIEVKTGFQVVNVSDKTITMTSKSSGEASVPYGMAVWSTGIATHPVILNLMKQIGQAERRVLAVDEWLRVCGCEDVYALGDCATTIQRKVMEDISAIFKMADKDNSGILTLKEIQDVLKEIYLRYPQVELYMKTKHMTDVVDLVKEAKGEAAKVSAELSIEEFKKALANVDSQVKTLPATAQVAAQQGYYLAQCFNKMKETEDRPEGPIRIRESGRHRFKPFRYKHFAQFAPLGGEQTAAQLPGDWISIGHSTQWLWYSVYASKQVSWRSRMLVIMDWLKRFVYGRDSSCI
- the LOC120260552 gene encoding dynein light chain 2, cytoplasmic, coding for MLEGKAVIGETDMLQTMQQNAVKLASRALDEFDVTDSTEIARFIKKEFDRLYGPGWQCIVGRDFGSFVTHCRGCFIHFSVGGSLAILLFKGAATAEPESSGLLIPVESM
- the LOC120260634 gene encoding external alternative NAD(P)H-ubiquinone oxidoreductase B1, mitochondrial-like, with the protein product MSRSGLVFDRLLQAFRGTPTYSQLLIFVAVSSGGLVAYADAKSDDEIKSSQMSTRKRVVVLGTGWAGTSFLKNIDSRVYDVQVVSPRNYFAFTPLLPSVTCGTVDARSIVEPIRKIIKKKDGEITFWDGECLKIDSINKKVHCLPCIATKSDSSREFIVSYDYLVIAVGARVNTFNTPGVVENCHFLKEVEDAQNIRKDVMLCFERANLPDLDEEERRKDVHFVIVGGGPTGVEFAAELHDFITEDLAKLYPKVKDLVRISLIQSGEHILNMFDERIANFAEEKFQRDGIEVKTGFRVVKVSDKDITMKSKSMGEISVPYGMAVWSTGIATRPVILDFMKQIGQSNRRVLATNEWLRVCGCEDVYALGDCATIDQRKVMEDISAIFKVADKDNSGTLTVEEIQDVLEDIYARYPQVELYLKTKHMSDFLDLLKDAKGDAAKASVDINIEQFKEALADVDSQVKTLPATAQVAAQQGHYLAQCFNKIKVCAENPEGPLRMTQSGRHRFKPFRYKHFGQFAPLGGEQAAAELPGDWISIGHGSQWLWYSVYASKQVSWRTRVLVVSDWLKRAIFGRDSSCI